The Vreelandella piezotolerans genomic interval ACGCCCTGCGCGGCCTGCTCAAGGTATGGGCCAAGGAGTGCCGCGACGACGAGCTCAAGCGCGAAGCCCAGCTGATCGACTACGAGCTGTAAGGAGACAGGCCCATGCTCACTGAGCTGCGACTGCAGAACTTCAAGGCCTGGCGTGATACCGGTCCCATGCGCCTGGCACCGCTTACGGTGATCTTCGGCACTAACAGCTCAGGCAAGTCGAGCCTGGGCCATCTGTTGATGGCTCTGAAGCAGACAGCGCTGCTGACCGATCGCAAGCGCTCTCTGCATCTGGGCGACGACAACTCGCTGATCGATCTGGGCACCTTCGAGGATTGCCTATACGACCACGACCTGAACCAGACGCTGGGCTTCTCGCTGAGCTGGAAGAGTCGGGAGCTTCTTGAGCTGAGCGACATCCTCAATCCTGACCAGACTTTTTGTGGCGATGAGCTAACGCTTGCGGCGGAGATCGCGGCCAGCAAGACGCAGCAACCCGAGACGCGGCAGTTCTCCTACACTCTGCACAGGGGCGATGATGAGGTGCTCAAGGTTCGGCATGGGCGCCGTGATGGAAAGCCTTTCCTCAAGTGCGAGCCGCTGCGCCTGGTGCATGCCCAAGGCCGAAACTGGGGTGTCGAATCGCCGGAGAAATTCTACCGTTTCTCGGACAAGACGCTGTCGCGCTACCAGAATGCGCACTTCCTGACCGACTTCGTGCTGGAGACCGAGCAGCTGCTGGAGAACTTCTACCACCTCGGCCCGCTCCGCAGTCCCCCCAAGCGTGTCTATCCCTGGTCGGGTGATACCCCGCCCGATGTCGGAGCGGAAGGCGAGCTGACCATACCGGCGCTCCTGGCGGCCACCCAGCAAGGTAGGAAGCTGAATCGTGGGCCCAAGCAGAAGTATCAGCCCTTCGATGCCTTCATCGCCGGTTGGCTCAAGAACTTGGGTATCATCCACGAGTTCAAGGTCGAGCCCATCGCGGAGGGACGTAAAGAGTACGAGGTGCTGATCCAGACCCATACTGGCGCCCCCGAGGTAAAGCTGACCGATGTGGGGTTTGGCGTCTCGCAGATCCTGCCGGCCCTGGTTCAGGCCTTCTATGCCCCGCCGAACTCGGTACTATGGATGGAACAGCCGGAAATCCATCTCCACCCGCGCGTTCAAGCCAATCTGGCGGATGCCTTCATCAGCGCGATCCAAGCACGAGAGGATGGCGAACATCGCAATACCCAACTGATCATCGAGAGCCACTCCGAGCACTTCCTAAATCGTCTGCAGCGACGCATCGCCGAAGGCGGGGTGACACCCGATGAAGTAGCGATCTACTTCGTGACGCGCAATCGTCATGGCGCCCACCTCGAGCCGCTACTACTCAACGAGTACGGCGATATCGAGAACTGGCCAGACGATTTCTTCGGTGATGACATGGAGGACATCACCCAGAGGGCGCTGGCGGCGGCGCGCAAGCGCAAGGTCAGGAAGGCACAGGGGGCAGGTACATGAGGCGAGCCGTGGTCGATACCAACGTGCTGCTGGTGGCGAATGATGATCATGAGGGCGTTTCAGAGGAATGCATCATTGCCTGTATCGAGGCCATTGACGAGATCCGCCGTCGCGGCGTCGTGGTCATCGATGATAGCTGGAGGCTGCTCGAGGAGTACCTGCACAAGCTGGATCCAAACAAGGGCCAGCCCGAGCCCGGCGACGCCTTTCTCAAGTGGCTGCTGCAGCGTCAGGCCAATCCAAAGCATGTCGCCCAGGTGTCGGTGACCGAATCGGCAGCGGACTGGTTCGAGGAGTTCCCCAATCACGAACTCCAAAAGGTGTTCGATCCACCGGATCGCAAGTTTATCGCTGTGGCGGCGGCTGATGATGGCAATCCACACGTGCTTCAGGCCGCCGACTGCAAATGGTTGAGCTGGTGGCCGCAGCTTGCCGAGGCAGGGGTTCGCTTCCGCTTTGTGTGCCCAGTGGATGTGAAGCGCTTTTACCGCGGTAAGTTCGACGGTCCTGTTCCGGAGCTACCGCAGGATGAGTGAGTTCTTCCGCTTTCCCCATACACCGCACCTTGCCTGGCTCGGCGAGGGGGAGCCCCGCGACGACAAGCTGCTCGATCCTCCAGAGGTCGAGGCGATGTTGGCCGGCGAGGTGCTGATTGAGGAGAAGCTCGACGGTGCCAACCTTGGCATTTCCTGGGGAGAAGAAGGTCAGCTGCGCACACAGAACCGTGGGGCTTACCTTGAGGCGCCTTACCGTGGCCAGTTCTCGCGCCTTAACCAGTGGCTGATGCAGCACCTCGCGGTGTTCCAGGAACATTTACTCGAACACGTCATTCTCTTCGGCGAGTGGTGCGCTGCGCGCCACTCGCTGGATTATGCCGCCTTGCCGGATTGGTTCCTGGTTTTCGATGTTTACGACCGACAGGCCCAGCGCTTTTGGAATCAGGCAAGGCGCAATGTGCTGGCCAGCCAACTGGGGCTTTCCGTGGTGCCGCTACTCAATCGAGGGCGTTTCACCGTCAAGGAGCTGGAAGGCCTGGTACTTACCGGCCGTAGCACCTACCGAGATGGCAGGCTGGAAGGCCTCGTGATTCGCCAGGATGGGCCGCAGTGGTGCGAACGCCGCGCCAAGCTTGTTCACCCTGATTTTGTGCAACAAATCGAGGAACACTGGCGGTCAAGGGCATTGGAATGGAATGAGCTGGCGGTGAACTAGATTTTGACATTTGGACGAAGAGTACGCAGGGATGAATTCGATAACAGGTCAAGATAAAAAAGTTCACGAAATATTCTCTAAGGAGAATAAATTCAATATTCCTGAGTATCAAAGGCCTTATTCTTGGGGTGTTGATCAGTGCGATGAGCTATTGGGAGATCTGATTGGTTTTCAAAAAGAAGAAGAGTCTGATGATTACTTTCTTGGTAGTATAGTTGTTGCCAAAAGCCCTGGAGATAATTTTACTTTTGATGTTGTTGATGGGCAGCAGCGACTCACCACTTTGACTATCTTGCTCTCTGTTATTTCTCATTGCCTGCGTGGTGCAGAAGGAGAAGGTGCGTTTGAAAAGTATATTGCCCCTTCTGATGTGTCGTTGAATATACCTCCGCAGCCTAAGCTTTACCTCAGGAAGAATGACAGAGATTTCTTTAAAAAATTTATTCAAGATCCAGGTGGTATCGAAGGGATAAGGTCTGTCAAGGAATCCAGTTTGAAGGATTCTCAGTTTAATATTTACAAGAACGCAAGGTTTTTTTTGACCCGGCTTGAGGGCGTGAGCTCAAAGGAAATATTAGAGTTCGGTCGCTTTGTTGTTGCCAGATGTGTGGTTGTTTTTGTGACAACTCAAGGAATCGAAACTGCATATCGTATCTTTTCAGTTATGAATGACCGAGGCCTTGACCTTCAAGCATGCGACCTTCTGAAAGCGGAAATAATAAGCAAGATAGAAAATTCGGAAGAAAGAACAGGCTACAATGAGATGTGGGAAGAGATGGAGGAGCGACTGGGTCGCGATTCATTCAATTCACTATTCCCATATGTGAGAATGATTAAAGCAAAGTCCAAAGCTAGAAGATCTACCGTAGAGGAGTTTAGGCGAGAGGTTGTTAAGGGGTGTGATCCGAAGAGTGTAGTTAATGATACTCTTCTTCCTTATAGCGAAGCGCTGACTATAATCAGCCACCAATGCTATCAAGATGGAGGGACCGAAGAAGAGAAAAAGATAAACCAGTTGCTGACTTGGTTAGGGCGGCTAAATAACTCGGACTGGGTGCCAGTTGCTATGGAGCTGGTAAGGATATTTGAAAGTGATCCCAAGATATTGCTTTCACACTTGGAAAAGCTGGAGCGCTTGGCGGCAGCAATCCTTATTCGTGGCAGCTATGTCAACTCTCGAATAAAGCGATACTCCAGAGTGCTTGCAGCGATAGAGGCCCGAGAGGATCTGCTTCAGGCTGGATCCGCGCTGGACATTGCTGAGGAGACTCAGCTTGAGGTTCTCAAGTACCTTAACGGTGATATTTACTGGTATGCAGGTCCGATAAAAAGCTATGTGATGCTTCGCCTGGATTCATTCTTATCTGGCGAGGGCGTGGATTATGAGCATAGCGTCACGACAATTGAGCATGTGCTGCCACAAAATCCTAAAAATGAATCGGTATGGAACAAAGACTGGTCAGAAGAAGAGCGTGTGAAATGGACGCATCGGCTTGGTAACCTGGTGCTTCTTTCCAGGAAGAAGAATCCTCAGGCTTCCAATCATGACTTCAAGAAAAAGAAAGAGGTTTATTTCAAAACCGATAAAGGAGTTTCTCCCTATGCATGCACTACTCAAGTTTTGAACCATGAAAACTGGACGCCAAAAGAAGTTCAGGAGCGACAGAAGGACATACTTAAGGTTTTGGCGAGCAATTGGAGCTTGAAGGGACTCGAGCTCGTTGAGGTTTAATGATTGGAGGTGGGCATGACATTACGTGACTTTTCTTGGGAGCCGAGCTATGCCACTTCCGATATTCGTGAGGATGGTAAGCTGGTCGATGTGCTGCATGACTTCTATATCCCGGCGCTAAGGCGGGCGACCCGCTATGACCGTGTCGCCGGCTATTTCACGTCCTCTTCGCTTGCAGCGGCATCACAAGGGTTTTCACGTTTTGTCGAGAACAGTGGTGTGGCGCGCTTCGTGGTAGGCATGCAGCTCGACCCCGAAGATGCCGCCGCGATTCTGCAAGGCGATGAGCAGCGTGCGAGTCAAGTGATGCTGGCTGAGCTCGAGTCTTCCCAGCAATGGCCCACCGCATTACGCCATGGCGTCGAACTGTTGGCGTGGATGGTGGCTAATGGCCATCTGACCATTCGGGTGGGTCTGCGTGTACATGCTCAGGATGGTACCCCACAACCCATGGACTTTGCCCAGGATGGTTACCTGCATGAGAAGTGGGCGATCATTGGCGATGGCCAAGATGAGCTATTCATTTCGGGCTCGTTGAACGAATCCCGAACGGCGCTTGCCATCAATGCCGAAAACATTACCGTCCAGCCCTCGTGGGAAGAGTGGAATCGCAAGCTCTTCGCACAAAAGCATCGCAGTTTTCTCGCTCTCTGGGAGGGGAAGCATCCTGCCATCAAGACGTTCTCCCTACCCGAGGCGGTCAAGGCCGAGTTGGTAAAAATCGCCAGTCGCACCAGTGGG includes:
- a CDS encoding DUF262 domain-containing protein; the protein is MNSITGQDKKVHEIFSKENKFNIPEYQRPYSWGVDQCDELLGDLIGFQKEEESDDYFLGSIVVAKSPGDNFTFDVVDGQQRLTTLTILLSVISHCLRGAEGEGAFEKYIAPSDVSLNIPPQPKLYLRKNDRDFFKKFIQDPGGIEGIRSVKESSLKDSQFNIYKNARFFLTRLEGVSSKEILEFGRFVVARCVVVFVTTQGIETAYRIFSVMNDRGLDLQACDLLKAEIISKIENSEERTGYNEMWEEMEERLGRDSFNSLFPYVRMIKAKSKARRSTVEEFRREVVKGCDPKSVVNDTLLPYSEALTIISHQCYQDGGTEEEKKINQLLTWLGRLNNSDWVPVAMELVRIFESDPKILLSHLEKLERLAAAILIRGSYVNSRIKRYSRVLAAIEAREDLLQAGSALDIAEETQLEVLKYLNGDIYWYAGPIKSYVMLRLDSFLSGEGVDYEHSVTTIEHVLPQNPKNESVWNKDWSEEERVKWTHRLGNLVLLSRKKNPQASNHDFKKKKEVYFKTDKGVSPYACTTQVLNHENWTPKEVQERQKDILKVLASNWSLKGLELVEV
- a CDS encoding DUF3696 domain-containing protein, with protein sequence MLTELRLQNFKAWRDTGPMRLAPLTVIFGTNSSGKSSLGHLLMALKQTALLTDRKRSLHLGDDNSLIDLGTFEDCLYDHDLNQTLGFSLSWKSRELLELSDILNPDQTFCGDELTLAAEIAASKTQQPETRQFSYTLHRGDDEVLKVRHGRRDGKPFLKCEPLRLVHAQGRNWGVESPEKFYRFSDKTLSRYQNAHFLTDFVLETEQLLENFYHLGPLRSPPKRVYPWSGDTPPDVGAEGELTIPALLAATQQGRKLNRGPKQKYQPFDAFIAGWLKNLGIIHEFKVEPIAEGRKEYEVLIQTHTGAPEVKLTDVGFGVSQILPALVQAFYAPPNSVLWMEQPEIHLHPRVQANLADAFISAIQAREDGEHRNTQLIIESHSEHFLNRLQRRIAEGGVTPDEVAIYFVTRNRHGAHLEPLLLNEYGDIENWPDDFFGDDMEDITQRALAAARKRKVRKAQGAGT
- a CDS encoding RNA ligase family protein, with product MSEFFRFPHTPHLAWLGEGEPRDDKLLDPPEVEAMLAGEVLIEEKLDGANLGISWGEEGQLRTQNRGAYLEAPYRGQFSRLNQWLMQHLAVFQEHLLEHVILFGEWCAARHSLDYAALPDWFLVFDVYDRQAQRFWNQARRNVLASQLGLSVVPLLNRGRFTVKELEGLVLTGRSTYRDGRLEGLVIRQDGPQWCERRAKLVHPDFVQQIEEHWRSRALEWNELAVN